Proteins encoded within one genomic window of Gloeobacter kilaueensis JS1:
- a CDS encoding ABC transporter ATP-binding protein: protein MAESNGPGLGQRRNWELIRRVSPFARRQLRLFVLALVLLPPLAAANAVGPILIQRAIDGPAHTGDLSGLQWIALLYGVTVFVRLGLQAWQGYLLQQAGQRMTAEIRSELFAHVTRLSISYFNRTPVGKLITRLTSDVEALGEVFSTGGVGILSDTVSIVIVAAFMFSLRWDLALLVTLLLFPITALAIWFQKIYRDANLRVREMLSTLNAQLQENLVGVSVVQMFRREERNSEQFDEANREYIRAVDETILYDSALSAAMEWISLVAIAGVLWYGGGQVLQNALTFGTLVAFIQYAQRLFDPIRQLGERFTSIQSGFTSLERITGILDEPIEIKDPVVPESLPTDGSGEVVFQNVWFAYKPGEYVLKNVSFTIRPGQTVALVGPTGSGKSTIIRLLCRLYEPTQGRILIDGVDISQITQEELRRRIGVILQEGFLFSGDIRSNIALGETYSDGQIVQAARSMNVDRFIEELPEGYKTEVRERGNNLSGGQKQLLAFARAAVRDPKILILDEATASLDVGTEALVQQALDRLLKKRTCILIAHRLSTIRNVERILVLRRGELIEDGSHEQLMAIHGLYESLYKLQALTA, encoded by the coding sequence ATGGCAGAATCGAACGGGCCGGGGCTGGGGCAACGCCGAAACTGGGAGCTGATCAGGCGCGTCTCCCCTTTCGCCCGCAGGCAGTTGCGGCTTTTTGTGCTGGCGCTGGTGCTATTGCCGCCGCTGGCGGCAGCCAACGCCGTCGGGCCAATTCTTATCCAGCGGGCGATCGATGGCCCAGCCCACACAGGCGATCTGAGCGGGCTGCAGTGGATCGCTCTGCTGTACGGCGTCACGGTATTTGTCCGGCTCGGCCTGCAGGCGTGGCAGGGATACCTGCTGCAGCAGGCGGGCCAGCGGATGACGGCTGAGATTCGATCGGAGCTATTTGCCCACGTCACGCGCCTCTCGATCAGCTACTTCAACCGCACGCCGGTGGGCAAGCTGATCACCCGCCTTACCAGCGATGTCGAGGCGCTGGGGGAGGTCTTTTCCACAGGCGGCGTCGGCATCCTGAGCGATACGGTCTCGATTGTGATCGTGGCCGCCTTTATGTTCAGCCTGCGCTGGGATCTGGCGCTATTGGTGACGCTGCTGCTGTTTCCGATTACAGCGCTCGCCATCTGGTTTCAAAAGATCTACCGCGACGCCAACCTGCGCGTGCGCGAGATGCTCTCTACCCTCAATGCCCAGCTGCAGGAAAATCTGGTGGGCGTGAGCGTCGTGCAGATGTTCCGCCGCGAGGAGCGCAACAGCGAGCAATTCGACGAGGCCAACCGCGAGTACATCCGGGCGGTGGACGAGACGATCCTCTACGACTCGGCCCTCTCAGCGGCGATGGAGTGGATCTCACTGGTGGCGATTGCCGGGGTGCTCTGGTACGGCGGCGGCCAGGTGCTGCAGAACGCCCTCACCTTCGGTACCCTGGTGGCCTTTATCCAGTACGCCCAGCGGCTGTTCGACCCGATTCGCCAGTTGGGCGAGCGCTTTACCTCGATTCAATCCGGCTTTACGTCGCTGGAGCGAATCACGGGCATCCTCGATGAACCGATCGAAATCAAGGACCCCGTGGTTCCTGAGAGCCTGCCGACCGATGGCTCCGGCGAAGTCGTCTTTCAAAACGTCTGGTTCGCCTACAAGCCGGGCGAGTACGTGCTCAAAAATGTCAGCTTCACGATTCGCCCCGGCCAGACTGTCGCCCTCGTCGGTCCCACCGGCTCCGGCAAGAGTACGATCATTCGCCTGCTGTGTCGGCTCTACGAACCTACCCAGGGCCGGATCTTGATCGACGGCGTCGATATCAGCCAGATCACCCAGGAGGAGTTGCGCCGCCGCATCGGTGTCATCTTGCAGGAAGGGTTTCTTTTTTCTGGCGACATCCGCTCCAACATTGCCCTGGGCGAGACTTACAGCGACGGGCAGATCGTGCAGGCGGCCCGCTCGATGAACGTCGATCGCTTTATCGAGGAGTTGCCGGAGGGTTATAAAACCGAAGTGCGCGAGCGCGGCAACAACCTCTCCGGCGGCCAGAAGCAGCTACTGGCCTTTGCCCGCGCCGCCGTGCGCGATCCAAAGATTTTAATTCTCGACGAGGCCACCGCCTCGCTGGATGTGGGCACCGAAGCGCTCGTCCAACAGGCACTGGATCGGCTACTTAAAAAGCGGACCTGCATTCTCATCGCCCACCGGCTTTCGACCATCCGCAACGTCGAGCGCATCCTGGTGCTGCGCAGAGGAGAGCTGATCGAAGACGGCAGCCACGAGCAACTGATGGCGATCCACGGCCTCTACGAGAGCCTCTACAAGCTGCAGGCACTCACTGCCTGA
- a CDS encoding FG-GAP repeat domain-containing protein, which yields MLSFRCLFGSHRRPSLRLPLAVALAASGLLAALPACAQTAANTIVSDPRVQLFDLEFDQPSARFAYSSSTDGSVWLGYVNPTTGDLLPSSGQGTLIGTQAESPVEACNGPEWAYSNQGPQIVYNKVLNGYANLARTLKMGDLWNDEALVNGLNGVGPVGSKDRNDPRPRISYAGAGFCGPPATKSIDAGGGIYWREIADPSTVHQIPLANAQGVRWVPGATVGQRSLAVSAAVVGPDGKKYRQAFRYWIDTGVAEQLTSDLSDHNSVFFWNAPEYNNELLFFTLINDQAAAVYRQINGVWTNIYTIKSPDPSKPYIESPEPFTHNGKSYAFYVVKDNSDSTNKDAPSEIYVANIDPSAPLNRKVSSDPPGDPLSGKKVRKDPEVFVTKLGPVIFYAAASGLDLNGDGQPDQNAVIWKADTGLGPPQPNDFNGDGKSDILWRNANTGANRIWLMNGATRLSTASLPTIAASTYLLVGGSADFTGDGRADIFWHNPVNGTNILWKMSGTAVVQTINLYTSPDLVWEAAATGDFNSDGATDILWRRRDTGELSVWLMDNTTFVSAVHLPANPGLDWKVGGTGDFNNDSQTDIVLRNSKTGANQIWLMNGTNRTGTVALPTVGDPNWAMRGIADYDNDGNLDILWRYQGTGTLQGAVQYWKMNGVNYTASVSLPTDADLNWTIIGPR from the coding sequence ATGCTCTCCTTCCGATGTCTTTTTGGTAGCCATCGCCGTCCATCTCTACGCCTGCCGCTGGCAGTCGCTCTCGCAGCGAGCGGGCTGCTGGCAGCCTTACCGGCCTGTGCCCAGACCGCCGCCAACACGATCGTCTCCGATCCACGGGTGCAGCTATTCGACCTCGAATTTGATCAACCGTCGGCGCGATTTGCGTACAGCAGCTCCACCGATGGCAGTGTCTGGCTGGGCTACGTCAATCCGACCACGGGCGATCTTTTACCGTCTTCTGGCCAGGGAACGCTCATTGGAACGCAGGCAGAAAGTCCGGTCGAAGCCTGCAACGGGCCGGAATGGGCCTACAGCAATCAAGGGCCGCAGATCGTCTACAACAAAGTCCTCAACGGCTATGCGAATCTGGCCCGCACCCTTAAAATGGGCGATCTTTGGAACGACGAGGCGCTGGTAAACGGGTTAAATGGTGTCGGTCCAGTAGGAAGTAAGGACCGCAACGATCCGAGGCCGCGCATCTCTTATGCTGGAGCGGGTTTTTGTGGACCGCCCGCCACCAAGAGCATAGATGCGGGCGGCGGCATCTACTGGCGCGAGATCGCCGATCCTTCTACAGTGCATCAAATTCCCCTCGCCAACGCCCAGGGGGTGCGCTGGGTGCCCGGCGCGACAGTCGGCCAGCGCTCGCTCGCTGTCTCTGCCGCTGTGGTGGGTCCAGATGGCAAGAAGTACCGTCAGGCTTTTCGCTACTGGATCGATACGGGAGTCGCTGAGCAACTCACCTCGGATCTAAGCGATCACAACAGCGTCTTTTTCTGGAATGCCCCTGAATATAACAACGAACTGCTCTTTTTTACCCTGATCAACGATCAGGCCGCCGCCGTATACCGCCAGATCAACGGTGTCTGGACCAACATCTACACCATCAAGTCGCCCGATCCGAGCAAACCCTACATCGAGTCTCCGGAGCCTTTTACCCACAACGGCAAGTCCTATGCCTTTTATGTGGTCAAAGACAACTCAGATTCGACCAACAAAGATGCTCCCTCCGAGATCTACGTGGCGAACATCGATCCATCCGCTCCCCTCAACCGCAAAGTCAGTAGCGATCCACCGGGCGATCCGCTGAGCGGCAAAAAAGTCCGCAAAGATCCCGAAGTGTTTGTTACCAAACTGGGACCGGTGATCTTTTACGCCGCTGCCTCCGGGCTGGATCTTAACGGCGACGGTCAACCCGATCAAAATGCGGTGATCTGGAAGGCGGACACCGGCCTCGGCCCACCCCAGCCCAACGACTTTAACGGCGACGGCAAATCCGATATTCTCTGGCGCAACGCAAATACGGGAGCAAATCGGATCTGGTTGATGAACGGTGCCACGCGCCTCTCGACTGCCAGCCTGCCGACGATCGCCGCGAGCACTTACTTGCTGGTCGGCGGGAGCGCTGATTTTACTGGCGATGGCCGGGCCGATATCTTCTGGCACAACCCGGTGAACGGCACCAATATTCTCTGGAAAATGAGCGGTACGGCGGTGGTGCAGACGATCAATCTCTACACCAGCCCCGATCTGGTATGGGAGGCCGCCGCCACGGGCGACTTTAACAGCGACGGCGCAACGGACATTCTCTGGCGACGCAGGGACACCGGTGAACTTTCGGTCTGGCTGATGGACAACACGACTTTTGTTTCTGCCGTGCATCTGCCCGCCAATCCTGGTCTTGACTGGAAAGTGGGTGGTACTGGCGATTTTAACAACGATAGCCAGACCGATATTGTGCTCCGCAATTCTAAGACCGGTGCCAACCAGATCTGGTTGATGAACGGCACGAACCGTACCGGCACCGTGGCCCTGCCGACGGTGGGCGATCCCAACTGGGCGATGCGCGGGATCGCCGATTACGACAACGACGGCAACCTCGACATTCTCTGGCGCTACCAGGGGACGGGTACCCTCCAGGGTGCCGTGCAGTACTGGAAGATGAACGGCGTCAATTACACTGCCTCCGTCAGTCTGCCGACCGACGCTGACCTCAATTGGACGATCATTGGGCCGCGCTGA